A single region of the Triticum dicoccoides isolate Atlit2015 ecotype Zavitan chromosome 2B, WEW_v2.0, whole genome shotgun sequence genome encodes:
- the LOC119367193 gene encoding CASP-like protein 4B1, with protein sequence MAMQLAASPDSEHYVAKSPPPPPPLSPHPPPAPAAVKPKSPHVSQGGGQRAPVDTGTTPLTPGRDRARHDHGGGGGDEAQVLNGIVLVLRAAAALLSFVAMALVASCRHGDWMDFLRYQEYRYLLGVSVVAFVYSAAQALKNFGRMRRGDAHASFLDFAGDQAVAYLLVTASAAALPITIRMRSAVVNVFTDAIAASIVLGFLAFAALALSAMLSRRA encoded by the exons ATGGCTATGCAGCTGGCCGCGTCCCCGGACTCCGAACACTACGTCGCCAAgtccccgccgcccccgccgcctctgTCCCCGCACCCGCCCCCGGCCCCGGCGGCCGTCAAGCCCAAGTCGCCGCATGTCTCgcagggcggcggccaaagggcgcCCGTTGACACGGGGACGACGCCCCTGACACCTGGCAGGGACAGGGCCCGCCACGaccacggtggcggtggcggtgacgAAGCCCAGGTGCTCAACGGGATCGTCCTCGTgctgcgcgccgccgccgcgctgctgtCCTTCGTGGCCATGGCGCTCGTCGCATCCTGCCGCCACGGGGACTGGATGGACTTCCTCCGCTACCAGGAGTACAG GTATCTTCTCGGGGTCTCCGTGGTTGCGTTCGTGTACTCTGCGGCGCAGGCGTTGAAGAATTTCGGCCGGATGCGCCGCGGCGACGCACACGCGAGCTTCCTTGATTTCGCCGGCGATCAG GCGGTGGCGTATCTGCTGGTCACGGCGTCGGCGGCCGCTCTCCCGATCACCATCCGCATGAGGTCGGCGGTGGTCAATGTCTTCACGGACGCCATCGCCGCGTCCATCGTCCTCGGCTTCCTCGCCTTCGCGGCGCTCGCCCTGTCCGCCATGCTCTCCAGACGGGCGTAG